The following are encoded in a window of Candidatus Rokuibacteriota bacterium genomic DNA:
- a CDS encoding methylmalonyl-CoA mutase family protein, translating into MDPEALKRIEEARRRWEEEVLKPALGRAPERDALFTTSWGSPVECISTPADAAGFDYLKDLGFSGQYPFTRGVQPTMYRGRLWTMRQYAGFGSAEETNARYRYLLAQGQTGLSVAFDLPTQMGYDADHTMARTEVGKVGVSISSLEDIAALFEGIPLDRVSTSMTINATASILLCLYIAVAERQRVSPEQLSGTVQNDILKEYIARGTYIYPVGPSMRLVTDTFAFCRERVPRWNSISVSGYHMREAGCTAVQEVAFTLANGIAYVQAAVEAGLAVDEFAPQISFFFNAHNNLIEEVAKFRAARRLWARLMRERFGARDPRSWMLRFHAQTAGSMLTAQQPENNIVRVTIQALAAVLGGCQSLHTNSMDEALALPAESAVRLALRTQQILAYESGVADTVDPLGGAYAVERLTRQIEEEAESYIAKIDGLGGAVHAIPFMQREIQEAAYRYQQEVESRARIMVGVNEFVTEEPPPSGLFRVDPEVEARVGERLARLRKERDRDRVARALDRLETAARGKDNLLPLILDAVKARVTLGEICEALRRVFGMHQPSLVF; encoded by the coding sequence ATGGACCCCGAGGCGCTGAAGCGGATCGAGGAGGCGAGGCGCAGGTGGGAGGAGGAAGTGCTGAAGCCCGCGCTCGGCAGAGCGCCGGAGCGCGACGCGCTCTTCACCACCTCCTGGGGGAGCCCGGTGGAGTGCATCTCCACACCGGCCGACGCCGCCGGGTTCGACTACCTGAAGGACCTCGGCTTCTCCGGGCAGTACCCGTTCACCCGCGGCGTGCAGCCAACCATGTATCGGGGCCGCCTGTGGACGATGCGCCAGTACGCCGGCTTCGGGAGCGCCGAGGAGACCAATGCGCGGTACCGCTACCTCCTGGCGCAGGGGCAGACCGGGCTCAGCGTCGCCTTCGACCTGCCGACTCAGATGGGGTACGACGCCGACCACACCATGGCCCGAACGGAGGTGGGGAAGGTCGGGGTCTCCATCTCGTCCCTCGAGGACATAGCCGCCCTCTTCGAGGGGATCCCGCTGGATCGGGTCTCCACCTCGATGACCATCAACGCCACGGCCTCGATCCTCCTCTGCCTCTACATCGCGGTGGCCGAGCGCCAGCGGGTGTCGCCGGAGCAGCTCTCCGGCACCGTCCAGAACGACATCCTGAAGGAGTACATCGCCCGCGGCACGTACATCTACCCGGTGGGGCCGTCCATGCGGCTCGTCACCGACACGTTCGCCTTCTGCCGGGAGCGGGTTCCCCGCTGGAACAGCATCTCCGTCTCGGGCTACCACATGCGGGAGGCCGGCTGCACGGCGGTCCAGGAGGTGGCGTTCACGCTCGCGAACGGGATCGCGTACGTCCAGGCGGCCGTCGAGGCGGGGCTCGCGGTGGACGAGTTCGCTCCCCAGATCAGCTTTTTCTTCAACGCCCACAACAACCTGATCGAAGAGGTGGCGAAGTTCCGCGCCGCCCGGCGGCTCTGGGCGCGCCTCATGCGGGAGCGCTTCGGGGCCCGGGACCCGCGCTCGTGGATGCTCCGCTTCCACGCCCAGACGGCGGGGAGCATGCTCACGGCGCAGCAGCCGGAGAACAACATCGTGCGGGTGACGATCCAGGCCCTGGCCGCGGTGCTCGGCGGCTGCCAGTCGCTCCACACGAACTCCATGGACGAGGCCCTGGCGCTCCCAGCCGAGAGCGCGGTGCGCCTGGCGCTCAGGACGCAGCAGATCCTCGCCTACGAGTCGGGGGTCGCGGACACCGTTGACCCGCTCGGCGGCGCCTACGCCGTGGAGCGGTTGACGCGCCAGATCGAGGAGGAGGCGGAGAGCTACATCGCGAAGATCGACGGGCTCGGCGGGGCCGTCCACGCCATCCCGTTCATGCAGCGCGAGATCCAGGAGGCCGCCTACCGTTACCAGCAGGAGGTGGAGTCGCGGGCGCGCATTATGGTCGGCGTCAACGAGTTCGTCACGGAGGAGCCGCCGCCGTCCGGGCTCTTCCGCGTGGACCCGGAGGTGGAGGCGCGCGTGGGCGAGCGGTTGGCGCGCCTGCGCAAGGAGCGGGATCGGGACCGGGTCGCCCGCGCGCTCGATCGGCTCGAGACGGCGGCCCGCGGCAAAGACAATCTCCTGCCCCTGATCCTGGACGCGGTCAAGGCCCGCGTGACTCTGGGCGAAATCTGCGAGGCGCTCCGTCGGGTGTTCGGGATGCACCAGCCCTCGCTCGTCTTCTAG